A single region of the Pseudomonas granadensis genome encodes:
- a CDS encoding alpha/beta hydrolase, translating to MSLNPDIAAFLQLVGNGRASGKRVGMHQLSPAEAREQFDQSSLLMDAGGEELHGVDELQLPVRDGALLNARIYSNQPLSAGAGRPALLYFHGGGYVVGSLDSHDSLCRALAAMADCVVLSVAYRLAPEFRFPTAADDARDAWDWLVAGAADLGVDASRLAVAGDSVGGSLATVLAAQLAGAVVRPRLQVLIYPVTDASRGTPSIERFAEGHLLEKASLEWFYGHYQRDLADRLDPRFSPLLGEVSADVAPVLLVLAECDPLHDEGVAYACHLQAAGVAVELKVYAGMTHDFLRMGAIVDEAEEAQLFIAGRLAQAFARG from the coding sequence ATGTCGTTGAACCCTGATATCGCCGCGTTTTTGCAACTGGTCGGCAACGGCCGGGCGAGTGGCAAACGCGTGGGCATGCACCAACTGAGTCCGGCCGAGGCGCGTGAGCAGTTCGATCAATCTTCACTGTTGATGGACGCTGGCGGTGAAGAACTGCACGGGGTGGATGAGCTGCAATTGCCGGTGCGCGATGGCGCGCTGCTCAATGCACGGATCTACAGTAACCAGCCTTTGAGCGCGGGTGCTGGCCGACCGGCGCTGTTGTATTTCCATGGCGGTGGATATGTGGTCGGTAGCCTCGATTCCCATGATTCGCTGTGCCGGGCGCTGGCCGCGATGGCTGACTGCGTGGTGCTGTCGGTGGCGTATCGGCTGGCACCGGAGTTTCGCTTTCCCACTGCGGCGGATGATGCCCGTGATGCCTGGGACTGGTTGGTGGCCGGTGCTGCGGATCTCGGCGTGGATGCCTCGCGTCTGGCGGTTGCCGGTGACAGCGTGGGCGGCAGCCTGGCCACGGTGCTGGCGGCGCAACTGGCCGGTGCCGTGGTTCGGCCGCGTTTGCAGGTGCTGATCTATCCGGTGACCGATGCCAGTCGCGGCACGCCTTCGATCGAGCGGTTTGCTGAAGGTCATCTGTTGGAGAAGGCGTCGCTGGAGTGGTTTTACGGCCACTATCAGCGTGATCTCGCCGATCGTCTCGATCCGCGGTTTTCGCCGTTGCTCGGGGAAGTCTCGGCTGATGTTGCACCGGTGCTGCTGGTGTTGGCCGAGTGTGATCCGCTGCATGATGAGGGGGTGGCGTATGCGTGTCATTTGCAGGCGGCGGGGGTGGCAGTCGAGCTCAAGGTGTATGCGGGGATGACGCACGACTTCCTGCGCATGGGCGCGATTGTCGATGAGGCTGAGGAGGCGCAGTTGTTTATTGCCGGGCGTTTGGCTCAGGCGTTTGCTCGGGGGTGA